A single Caretta caretta isolate rCarCar2 chromosome 2, rCarCar1.hap1, whole genome shotgun sequence DNA region contains:
- the LOC142071254 gene encoding uncharacterized protein LOC142071254 — protein sequence MQSSSAEVTMMESQNRKRAPAWTEREVRDLIAVWGEESVLSELRSSFRNAKTFLKISQGMKDRGHNRDPKQCRVKLKELRQAYQKTREANSRSGSEPQTCRFYDELHAILGGSATTTPAVLFDSFNGDGGNTEVGFGDEEDDEEEEVVDSSQQASGETGFPDSQELFLTLDLEPVPPEPTQGCLLDSAGGEGTSAACVSVITGSSPSQRLVKLRKKKKRTRDEMFSELMLSSHTDRAQTNAWRQIMSECRKAQNDREERWRAEESKWRAEESKWRAEDRAEAQRWRQRDERRQDSMLRLLQDQTSMLQCMVELQQRQLEHRLPLQPLCNQPPSSPSSIASTPRRPRTRWGGLRPTSHSPTEDCPKKRRLSFNKF from the exons atgcagagctcatcagcagaggtgaccatgatggagtcccagaatcgcaaaagagctccagcatggactgaacgggaggtacgggatctgatcgctgtttggggagaggaatccgtgctatcagaactccgttccagttttcgaaatgccaaaacctttctgaaaatctcccagggcatgaaggacagaggccataacagggacccgaagcagtgccgcgtgaaactgaaggagctgaggcaagcctaccagaaaaccagagaggcgaacagccgctctgggtcagagccccaaacatgccgcttctatgatgagctgcatgccattttagggggttcagccaccactaccccagccgtgttgtttgactccttcaatggagatggaggcaatacagaagtaggttttggggacgaagaagatgatgaggaggaggaggttgtagatagctcacagcaagcaagcggagaaaccggttttcccgacagccaggaactgtttctcaccctagacctggagccagtaccccccgaacccacccaaggctgcctcctggactcagcaggcggagaagggacctctg ctgcatgtgtttcagtgatcacaggatcttctccttcccagaggctagtgaagcttagaaagaaaaaaaaacgcactcgcgatgaaatgttctccgagctcatgctgtcctcccacactgacagagcacagacgaatgcgtggaggcaaataatgtcagagtgcaggaaagcacaaaatgaccgggaggagaggtggagggctgaagagagtaagtggcgggctgaagagagtaagtggcgggctgaagacagggctgaagctcaaaggtggcggcagcgtgatgagaggaggcaggattcaatgctgaggctgctgcaggaccaaaccagtatgctccagtgtatggttgagctgcagcaaaggcagctggagcacagactgccactgcagcccctctgtaaccaaccgccctcctccccaagttccatagcctccacacccagacgcccaagaacgcggtggggaggcctccggccaaccagccactcccccacagaggattgcccaaaaaaaagaaggctgtcattcaataaattttaa